Genomic window (Euleptes europaea isolate rEulEur1 chromosome 8, rEulEur1.hap1, whole genome shotgun sequence):
CCCGGGCACCTCGCCTGGCCCCGCCTGGCCTCACCTGCTGCAGGATGCGTCGGATGCCCTCGGTGGGCGCGTCGCGGTAGTGCTCGGGGTCCTCGGACAGGAGCTTGAGCGCGCGCACGCGCCCCCGGGGGCCGCGCGCGAACACGTCGGTGAAGGTGCCGCCGCGGTCGATGGCGAACTGGAAGCGCGCGGGGGGGGCCATCGccacggggagggggggcgccGTCGGggctgctgctggtgctgctgctgctgctgctgctgctggtgcggCGGAGCGGAGCGGCGGACGCCCCCGAGCCCAGGTCCCGGGCAGGCCCCGCCCACAACCGCCACGCCCCCTTCCCTGCCGCGCTGTCGGGAGCACGAGGCGCCACGCCACGCCCCGCCCGCCGGCACGCCCCCTCGGCTCCCGGGCGCGGGGCAGGCCGGGAGTTgtagtcctcctcctcctcctcctcctccccgtgctgctgctgctgctgctgctggtggcgccgtcgggagggagggaggaagaggaagaggagggggtggCGCGGGGGCAGCATGTCGGGGCTGGAGGTGCTGTCTGCGCAGGGCTTCCGCCTGGATGGGCGGCGGGCGGCGGAGCTGCGCCAGCTGCGCGCCCGCATGGGGGTCTTCGCGCAGGCCGACGGCTCCGCCTACCTGGAGCAGGGCAACACCAAGGCCCTCGCCGTCGTCTACGGGCCCCACGAGGTCggtcgccccccaccccccgccccagccaCCAGAGCGCAGGCGCAGctccgagccccccccccaccgcccccccttaCACGTCGCGGGAGAGCGGGAGGCGGCCCGGCGCTCTCCTCCATCCCTGGGAtccggtggggggtggggggcaacccttccttccttccttccttcgcgcctgcctgcccgcccgcccgggcCCTCCAGCCCCCCTCCATTCCTGCCCCAACGtccaggcttcctggggagggggaggcggcggggggggctctccttccccggaggtgttgaagcagaggcgagatggccacctgtcagcagggCTGACGCTATagccttgggcagatcatgagggcatcttctgggcagggggcagggggggtcactgggggggggaggccgttctgaatttcccgcattgtgcagggggggttggactagatggccctgggggtcccttcccgCTCCAGGATTGTAAGAGGGGCCTCTTCTAGGGCCCTTCCAGCTGCTGTGCTCTCGGGAAGGTTTCTTCACTGCCCAAGAGAGACACGCAAAATGCTCTTGTCCCCGGCATGGGGTGGAGACGGCTGGCACCTATTTGGCCCCACTGTGAACATTCGCATGATGCCAGAAATCACTTTACTCCTCCCCTCCCATCTCACTTCCTTCGTGCACTCTGGCACCTCTGGGGCCTCCTTGGCAGAATATCTGTTGGAGGACAGGGTGACCTATTCGGTCGCAAAATTCTGCTCTTCTGTTTGCCGGAAACGGAAGGCGTTTATGAAGAACAATGACCTTACGGGCAAACCATCAGATTAATTAGTACGGACGAGATGTTGTCAACAGGAGCTGTCtaattttatcataggatgtatattttatattttgtgctggcctttggctgtaatagaATAAATGAATGGCCTTCGCACCTTGAGCATAGGCAGCCCGGGGGAGTGGCTGGAGcgaggcttgccaactccaggaggagaaatcccaggagatttgggggtcccACATCCCCAGCCTGTCTGTGCAGCCTCAAGGTGCCCAGAGGGGGGGGTCAGGCGGGCATGCTTTGCACCCAGGGCCAGAGGAAGCAGATCTCTTCCACCCACAGCCCTTGAGGCTTTCTGGGGGACTCAAGGTACCCACGGCACCACACCCCCATTATCTCTCTCTCGGCTAGGACTGTCTCCGCTCCCTGTTTTCCTGGCAGGAGATCTCGGCCTGGCCATGGCCCCCTTCCCTCCTTGACCtgttgtcctcccccccccccacagatgcgTGGCTCCCGCAGCAAAGCCCTGCACGACCAGGCGCTGGTGAACTGCCAGTTCAGCATGGCCACCTTCAGCACCGGGGACCGCAAGCGCCGGCCCCACGGCGATCGAAAGTCCAGCGAGATGACCCTGCACCTGAAGCAGACCTTCGAGGCCGCCATCCTCACACAGCTCTACCCCCGCTCCCAAATCGACATCTACGTGCAGGTGGGAGTCCGTCTGGCACAGTGCATCCATGCTGCCTGTGGAGTGGAGCTCTGGCCCTCTGCAGAGGCACGCTGGGGGCTGAGTCCGGTGGGGTTGTGTCTTTCCTGCCTCTGCCATTCTGCCTTCCATCACACACACCTAATGAAGAGCTAGATACAAGGCCTGTAGCGCCGGCAGCACCCGATGAAGGGAGCGTGGACTCCCAaaagctcacacacacacccaattttgtgggtctctaaggaagggagaccaccaaggaaacccatgGTGGtgagacagaggcaggcaatggcaaaccagctctgtacatctcttgccttgcttTGTGGGAGTAGCCATAAAGCAGCTGTAAACTGACAGCAATTCAAGTCAAAGATGTTATAAAAtaaagttgagaaaaagaccttaatcccattgttcctttgcaaatctaagtacacagaatcaacctctTAAGAGCTAAATTTCAAGAAGTCCGATGAATAGAaggttgtttggagtggaatagatctgcacaaggagctaggtgtgagTAGGGAGGGACAAGCAGTTAAAGTGATAGTGAAAcctgagcagaattctccacaagtcttgggatctttgtgtgcatAGTCTGAGGTTTATcacattattctctccctggaaaacctgtaatggcagcaggccataaaagagacccagtttgggaatattttaatgaaattcctCAGCCTATGgataaggcaggcatgtgtgcaaaatgcagaCCCTGCAACAAAGAAGTGCAAGGCCCGAATGAAACAATATAATGAGAAGGGCTgattatgtagaaaaccatgatatAAATATAggcttactgactagtgatttaaattgtgaaaatctagtcttactgactactGATTTACATCGTGGTTTAAATcaacttgatttaaatcaaatccaccctgctctgggctgatcctgcattgagcagggggttgttctgggtgccccttccaactctatgattcttctgcaCATCAAggtagctaccctctgaaacacacCGGATGAGAGTCAGTTGCTGAAAAGCAGACCCGGTGGGCTGCAGAGTCCTATGCCCGGTGGGTTGCATGCAGGAATACTTCTGGTAGCAGCCAAGCCAGTATTGGGAGGCTCCGGCCACAAAGTCCACGGACATGGGCGGAGGGGTTTGGGTCTTGGGCGAGCATCCTCCGCCCCCTCCTGAGTAGGAACTCTGTCTTTCCCCAGATCTTGCAAGCAGACGGTGGGAATTACTGCGCCTCTGTGAATGCGGCCACACTGGCGGTCATCGACGCTGGTATCCCAATGCGGGATTACGTGTGCGCATGCTCAGCCGGCTTCATCGAGGACACGCCCTTAGCCGACCTGAATTACGTGGAGGAGGCCGCAGGGGGCCCCCAGCTGGCCCTGGCACTGCTGCCCAAGTCGGACCAGATCGCCCTGCTGGAGATGAACGCCCGGCTGCACGAAGACCACCTGGAGCGCATCATCGAGGCCGCCAGCAAGGCCTGCAAAGATGTCTACGCCGTGCTCGACCAGGTGGTGCGCGAACATCTGCAGGAGGTCACTGCGCTGCTGGGGAAGTGAGCGCCGCTCTTGCCTCTGTGGCTGGTGAGCTCTGGCCCCACTGCTTCCTCACAGGGCGGGAGAGAAGATGGAGAACTTTCAGTGCGTGAGGCAGGGGGAAATCCTCTCGCCCTCAGCTGCGCCTCCGCCATCTGCTTGGGAGGAACGGTTGGGCTACTGTTTAACAAGATGGAGGTGTGGGCGTGGTCATTTGCACCAGAATATTTGTACAAAATGTCTTCTTTTTTTACTCGTCAAAGAATAAATATCCTTCCAAAGAATGTGTGGGGTGTGGATCAACCAGTCGTGTTATAAAAGCTGGGAGCCAACGTCTAAGACTCCTGTGATTTTTGTCAGGTTAAAGGCCAGAAGAGCCCCATTCTCTATCTAGGCTGTGCAGTCCATCCctagattttatttattgatttaaaatgtttatgaagcttaaggcagcttacagcatagataaaacacataaaataaataaataccaagttttaaaatcacaattcagggCTGCTACTAAACTTAACCAAAACAAGGCTTAactaaaaccatcttcagctacctcctgaagatcgactgtgagggggccaggtgcacctccctggagagctggttccataattgtggggctgccactgaaaaggccctcatgTTTGACGGGAcaatcaggagggcctctccctgtgatctccATTCCCGGGCAGGACCCAAGCCATGTAGGACTTAAAAGGGGAGCAGATCAATAGGCAGTGTAATTTCTGTAATATCAGGGTCACATGCTGGCCCTGACCACATTTGCACGCACAAGAGCACCATTTTCCTCTTGCTTTGCGTAACTCTGCACTACATTGCCAGGGAGAGGCGTGGAAACATGCATGACCCACTGCCCCAAGTTACATCCCATCTCATTTCCAGATTTACAAAGAAAGCCCTCTGGGAGGCCGTGCTGATAGTACTTAGGGAAGTACCCGCAGGACTGCCTCTTCCGGTACACCTCCCAGAGAACATCATGTTGCACTAACAGTAATCTTCCGGTGGTTCCCGGACTTGCATTGGCTATTATACTACAAATGAGCGCTATCTGTTAACTGGGAAGTTTTATGGGGCAGAaatgtggttttattgtattttgtactgGCGCAGAGGATCACGTCGTGATCGGCCCTGAgccctgctggggagggggatataaaccgaagaaacaaacaagcaagctctTGGCTAGCTGATGGGTCAAGGGAAGGGGcggattctcctcctcctcctcctcctcctcgcctggTAGAGACCGAATAAAGCAGGACGCCACAACTGGGAAGTTCTGCGGTGTGTTTTATGGCCGGTTCTCTCCAGTCTCGGAGCGGGGGGGGGCGTGCTAGGAGATGCCGGAGAGCACAGGGCAGGATAGGCAGTCGGTCTtgctctgggggggagggcgggggtgtaatgcccagatataaggtctggtttagaacactatgtcttcatacgcacacacatggaagtttTGGGGAagctggcatccgggagccatgaaccaacaaatcatgctccctgtctggtacggcctttcaccagtagagaaaacaatGTCTTTGAATTACTTTCATCTTtagataattcacagcgggtggccgtgttagtctgtctgcagtagtagaaaagagcaaagagtccagtagcaccttaaagactaacaaaagctcatcccctgccagaaaatatttttgttagtctttaaggtgctactggactctttgctctttcctacttcatctttaggaatgtggtttctagttactaagacctaggacttgcttagagacagccttcgggcaatatctatcgGTTATGCTcgtgtgcattggtgcttttgtgtatcaacctgcttgtcagcagccctgggcctgccccatgcggaTGCATAAATATTTCTGAgcctcctttgtttctctggcgagtaactctgcacatcttatttgtgggttatttctgTTGGAACTACAATGCCCAGCGCACAAAGAtggattaaagaaaggaagatcaggaGGGGGCCGCAAGCGTGAGAGTGGGACAGAGACAGGTTGTGCCCCTTCTCCCCCTGTGTTCTTGTTGGCTCCCATCATGcagccctcctcttccttctagttgcAGTGGAAGAGAGGAGCAGCAGGCCGCGTGTTGCCCTGTTCGTTATGGACCCGAGTTAGAAATAAGCCccgtctctcagtcgtttaccaagtttgggacttctgaataaactcactttgtttagtccttaatcattcttaagaaaaatcCAATTTCCTCAATTTCaccccagggcttagctaaataaagaactgttgctcattttaacctcctcctagttgtcttcattggactctataagacactGGTTCccaccgggggtccgcggacccccaggggtccgcgagaactaaattaaggtccgcgaaacaaagttataaactcataataaattaatattttcaattagaagttctctattataaaatatatatattcaaatattactctaagtttattgtttaactaacagctacgattaaagtttattttcaaatgctcggaatttttattttgagccttggggtccctgcaccgaacaaaaaagccctagtggtcaaaaaaaggttgggaaccactgctaaaAGACAACCAGGCGCATCAGGGGGGGGCACACGGGAGGCGGCGCGGGGCCACGCCGAGGAGGCCCCGTCAGGCCCAGGCCGTGCGGCTGTGCGTGTGAACAGACGGCCTGGGCCTGACGGGGCCTCCTCGGCGTGGCCCCGCGCCGCCAGACCACCGGCAGCCTGAGCAGACGGGGGGGCGGGGCCGAGAGGCGGGTGTGAACGGACGCCCCGCCCCCAGGCCCGGCGCCGCTCCCGCGCGTGCGCAGCCGCCCGTCGCAGCGACGTCACCGCCAGGACGCCTCTGGGCTCCCCCTGGTCCTGCCGCCGCCGGACGCCGGGAGGTaggccggggtgggggtgggggtggaagcgGGGGCCattcgccgccgccgccccctcctccttggCTGGGGGGTGGGTTTCGGCCGGCCCTTCCCGCCGGCAGAGAGCCGAGGGGAGGGAGGCCCGTCCACCCGCCCGGCCGGCCCTTCCGAGGTAGACTGCCCCTGCGGGCGGAGGCTCTTGCGGAGGGGGCAGCCCCCacggctcctccctccccctcccccacctggaGGGTCGGGGGGGGCAGCGCCgccggtgggggtggggctgcacCTGGAATCCGGGGCAGAGCAGAGAAGCCTCCCCCTGCAGCCCCCGTTTCTCTCCCGGGGACCCCGTGGCCTGGAGCTCAGCTGGGATCCAGGGAGATCTCCCGCCGccgcctggagggtggcaacctggacagcagtgccccccccccgcccctctctgGCTGGCAGGACTCGCTTCTGCACGGGAAGAAGGGGGCGGTGGTCTGgcggggggggtggggtgggggtctgtGCCCCCGGGGTCCTGGTTGACCGTTTCCGCCTGACTTGCTCTTCCTTCTTTCCACAGCGACCCCCAGCGGAgctgccatggggctcctctccGACCCCTACCGCCGGCGGGCCCTCTCCCGCCTCCTCCTGCGGCTCAACACGCCTCTCTGGTGAGGGCCACGGGGGCTCCCCGGGCAGGGGGCTGGCGGGGCTCTCCTCAGTGGGCCTGAGCGGGGAAGCAGAGATGTTCATTTCTGACAGCAccttcacccccccacccccaaccccttgCAGCATCATCAGCTTCCTGGTGGGGCTGGGCTGGTTCCTGGGCCTGGCGTTCCACCCCTTCGCGCTGCGGGCCTACATGTCGGAGAACGCCATGGGCTCCACCATGGTGGAGGAGCAGTTCGTGTTCGGGGAGCGCGCCCTCTCTTACGCCCGCGAGTTCGCCGGCCACAAGAAGAAGGCAGGGTGAGTCTCTTCCCCCTCGGTGGGTGCTGGGCTCGGGCCGCCCGCCTTCCCAGAACCCTTCCCACGGCGACGGGGCTGCTGAGGGGTCCCTGACACCTGCCGCGGGGAACCCACCCGGGTGAGGGAAGGCCTGGGCGGGCCTCGCCCGCCTCTCAAGAGCCTGCCCTAGACTGTGCCCGGGTGGAACGCTGTAGGGAGATCTTCTCGTCGTGGAAAGCTTTTGAGGAGACCAGGCAGAAGGAAATCAACAGGAGGGATTTCATGCCAGAGCCTTCCAGGGTgcctggaagctatttaaaacagTAGAATGCATGCCTCAAGTTTGGGAAGGAGATACCAAGTCTAAAAAGATGCCTGCATGGCTAAAGACTCAAGTCAAAGAAGCCATACAAGGCAAAAGGGCTTCTTTTAAACAGCGGGAGGGTCTGTCTTAATGATGTGAACAGAAGGGAACGTGGGATCTAGCAAAAGAagtccccataggacagttgctctagtcccctaatcattttggttgctcttttctgcaccttctcaagctctgtaatatccttttttaggtgtggtgaccagaactgtacacagtattccaagcgtagtctcaccacagatttgtacaacggcagtatgatagcagcagttttattttctattccttgactaattatggccagcatggaatttgccttttttacagcagccgcacactgggttgacatcttcatcgagctatccactaccaccccaagatccctttcttggtctgtcgctgccagcacagatcccatcagtgtatatgtgaagttgggattttttgtcccaatatgcatcactttacacttacattgagtctcatttgccattttaatgcccattcttccagtacgcagagatccttctggagctcttcacagtccgattttgttttaactaccctaaataatttaatgttgtctgcaaacttggctacttcactgtttaaccccaactccaggtcattgatgagcaGGTTGaatagcaccggtcccaacacagatctctgaggcaccccgctgctcacatcccgccattatGAGAACTGCctgttgattcctactctctgcttcctatttttcagccagttctcaatccataagaggacttgtcctcttatcccgtgactatgaagtttgcttagcagtctttggtggggggctttgtcaaaagctttttggaaatccaaaagctttttggaaatccaaatactttttggaagtccaaatacacagtatccacaggctcattcctgtccacatgcttattgattctttcaaaaaactcttaatagattagtgagacaggaccgacccttacagaagccatgttgggttttgcccagcagaccttgcccttctacatgcttgacaattctatctttaacgatgctttccaccaatttacctggaacagacgttggctggatggaccctcactggtctaatccagcagggcttttcttgcatTAACCGCAGCAGGTTTCCCTGGAACACAGTTTGAAAGCCCCGGCCTTGGAGGAGAGGACGTCTTATTTTCCGGGTCCCTGGGAGGATCTCAGCACAAGCTGTGTGGCTTCCATGGTCGGGCCTCCCTTCACACCCAGAGCTTGGAGCTTGTCAGTAAACAGTGCGAGGAGTTTTCATTCAGCGTATCTTTGGGGCATTGAGGGCTCTGTGTACTGTGCCTGTTGTAAGTAATTTAGCAGACACACatcttgccagcgtggtgcagtggttaagagcagtggtttggagcaatggactctgacctggagaacaaggtttgattccccactcctccatatgaagccagctgggtgaccttgggctagtcgcagc
Coding sequences:
- the EXOSC4 gene encoding exosome complex component RRP41 — translated: MSGLEVLSAQGFRLDGRRAAELRQLRARMGVFAQADGSAYLEQGNTKALAVVYGPHEMRGSRSKALHDQALVNCQFSMATFSTGDRKRRPHGDRKSSEMTLHLKQTFEAAILTQLYPRSQIDIYVQILQADGGNYCASVNAATLAVIDAGIPMRDYVCACSAGFIEDTPLADLNYVEEAAGGPQLALALLPKSDQIALLEMNARLHEDHLERIIEAASKACKDVYAVLDQVVREHLQEVTALLGK